ACTCTTGCGCGGCCAAATCATGCGTTGGTGAAAGCACTAGGCGACTCTCATACTCGAATAGGGGCTGATAGCTGATACCCTCTATCGGTAAATCACTGGTAGTAATGAGCAGGTCAATATCACCTTCCATCAATAAATGATGCGGCTCAGGCTCAAAACCCGTTGCAAAATCCAGCTCAACATCCGACCATTCACGGCGGTAATGATTGAGTATCGGCATTAGCCAATCAAAGCAACTATGACACTCAGAGGCTAGGCGTAATCTGCCCGCTTGACCATGTGCTAAGCGTTTGAGATTGGATTTGGTGCGAGTCACTTGCGGCATGATGCTGTCTGCTAATGCCAGTACTGCTTTGCCCGCAGGCGTAAAAGTGAGCGGGCGTGTCCGGCGATTCACCAAGCTGATATCATAGTAATTTTCTAGCTCTTTTAGCTGATGCGAGACCGCAGACGCTGTGACATGCAGCTCATCAGCAGCTGCAGCCAATGAGCCATGCGCTCGTAATGCCGTTAAAGTATTGAGATGACGAAGCTCTAACATAAGACAACCTGATCGCTGAGGTGAGAAAAATTCATTATAACTA
The nucleotide sequence above comes from Psychrobacter sp. P2G3. Encoded proteins:
- a CDS encoding LysR family transcriptional regulator; its protein translation is MLELRHLNTLTALRAHGSLAAAADELHVTASAVSHQLKELENYYDISLVNRRTRPLTFTPAGKAVLALADSIMPQVTRTKSNLKRLAHGQAGRLRLASECHSCFDWLMPILNHYRREWSDVELDFATGFEPEPHHLLMEGDIDLLITTSDLPIEGISYQPLFEYESRLVLSPTHDLAAQEFIEPMDLTDETLIAYPVEAKRLDIIANFMTPAEVSFASIRTTELTAMLIQLVASERGVAALPDWVVAEYEKKGWVVSRPLGSGVHCQLYAATRTASKDTAYMQGFASLLEGIVKPL